The Vicinamibacteria bacterium sequence GCTGCTCTTGACGTCGATCACGACCGAGTTTCGACCGTTTCCCATGGTGCCGCCGGCGAACCGAACCTTGCGAAGTAGGCTATATGATTCCCGTCCTCGAGACAACTCCCTTGTCATCGTTCCGTGCTACCATGTCCGCCACTCGGTAGGATGACTGCCCGAACCAAGCTACGGCTGCGCGGTCGTATCGATCCGCCGGGTGACAAATCCATTGGGCACCGGCTCGCTTTTCTTGCTGCGATCTCCCGCGGACGTTCGCGACTCGAGGCCTTCCCACCGGGCCGAGACTGTGCCAGCACACTCGAGCTGATTCGTACGCTTGGGGTCCAAGTCAATGAGGAGGGTTCGAGCGTCACCATCATCGGCCGGGGTCTCGGGGGTCTTGTGGCCCCCCATTCCGATCTCGACGCGGGCAACTCGGGCTCGACGGCTCGGATGGCTACCGGGCTTCTCGCCGGCCAATCGTTCGACAGCCGAATCGTGGGAGATTCGAGCTTGTCGCGACGGCCCTTCGACCGCGTCGTGAACCCTCTTACCGAGATGGGCGGCGTTTTCGAGACGACGGACGGACGTCTCCCCCTGCGAATCTTGGGAGGCCACCCGCTCCACGGAATCTCCTACACCCTTCCCGTCCCGAGCGCCCAAGTGAAGACCGCCGTCCTCTTCGCCGGGCTCTTTGCCTCGGGACGAACCACCGTAAGAGAATCCACGCTCTCGAGGAACCACACGGAGATCGGGCTTGCGGGCTTCGGAATTCCCGTCGTCGTAGCGAACGGCACCGTAAGCATCGAAGGCGGACGCGACCCGATCGGAAACGAGTTTCGCCTCCCGGGTGATTTCTCCTCGGCCGCTTTCTTCGTGGGTGCGGCCGCGAGCCTTCCTGGCTCGGACCTGGTCGTGCGCGGCGTCGGATTGAATCCGACACGAACCGGTCTCCTCCGCGCCCTTCGAGCGATGGATGCCGACGTCGAATGGGAGCCCGCACCGAGCCCAGGAGGCGAGCCGATGGGAACGATCCGAGTCCGCGGCCGGGAGCTCCATGGATTCTCGCTCGACCCGTCGGAAATCCCGACGCTCATCGACGAAATCCCCATTCTGGCGGTGGTGGCGGCTTTCGCCGAGGGGCCGACTCGGTTGGAAGGGCTGGGCGAGCTCCGGGTGAAAGAGAGCGATCGGTTGTATGCCATTCAGCAGGGGCTGAGAGCCCTCGGAGTCCGCATCGAGCCTCTCGAGTCCGGAATCGTGATCCACGGAGGCCCCGGCGAGCTGCGGCCTGCGCGGCTGCGCAGCTACGGCGATCACCGTATGGTGATGGCCTGGGCAATCGCCTCGCTCGGCGTTGGCGGCGACTGTGAAATCGATCACTTGGATCAAGTGAAGATCTCGTATCCTGGCTTCTGGGAGACCCTCGACCGACTGTTGTGTTGAGCTCGGAGTGCGATTTTTCTTGATCGGGTTCATGGGCGCGGGGAAGACGACTCTCGGATCCCGCGTCGCCGAACAATCGGGTCTGCCTTTTTTCGACTTGGACCACTGCCTGGAACGGACGACGGGGACCCCAATCGGCGACATCTTCGCTCATCAGGGCGAAGAGAGATTTCGTCAGCTCGAGACCGAAGCACTGCGAGCCCTGATTGTCCGAGAGCCCGACTCGGTGATTGCCGCGGGGGGAGGCACTTATACGAGCGAGTTCAACCGTACGGTCATGCGGGAGGCGGGAGTGAGCATCTGGCTCGACGTTCCACCCGAAGTGCTCATCGCGCGTGTCGGCGGAGGTGCGGGCCGGCCACTGTGGACAAGCGACGACGAAGCACGTATCCTCCACGAGTCGCGAGCCCAGGCCTACGCGCTCGCGGACCATCGACTGGAGCTCGGTGAGGAAGGTGTGGAAGAATCCGCGAAACGCCTCTATGATCTCCTTGTCCGCTGCCGCCTTCAGTCATGAG is a genomic window containing:
- the aroA gene encoding 3-phosphoshikimate 1-carboxyvinyltransferase, with translation MTARTKLRLRGRIDPPGDKSIGHRLAFLAAISRGRSRLEAFPPGRDCASTLELIRTLGVQVNEEGSSVTIIGRGLGGLVAPHSDLDAGNSGSTARMATGLLAGQSFDSRIVGDSSLSRRPFDRVVNPLTEMGGVFETTDGRLPLRILGGHPLHGISYTLPVPSAQVKTAVLFAGLFASGRTTVRESTLSRNHTEIGLAGFGIPVVVANGTVSIEGGRDPIGNEFRLPGDFSSAAFFVGAAASLPGSDLVVRGVGLNPTRTGLLRALRAMDADVEWEPAPSPGGEPMGTIRVRGRELHGFSLDPSEIPTLIDEIPILAVVAAFAEGPTRLEGLGELRVKESDRLYAIQQGLRALGVRIEPLESGIVIHGGPGELRPARLRSYGDHRMVMAWAIASLGVGGDCEIDHLDQVKISYPGFWETLDRLLC
- a CDS encoding shikimate kinase, coding for MRFFLIGFMGAGKTTLGSRVAEQSGLPFFDLDHCLERTTGTPIGDIFAHQGEERFRQLETEALRALIVREPDSVIAAGGGTYTSEFNRTVMREAGVSIWLDVPPEVLIARVGGGAGRPLWTSDDEARILHESRAQAYALADHRLELGEEGVEESAKRLYDLLVRCRLQS